One stretch of Haladaptatus sp. R4 DNA includes these proteins:
- a CDS encoding CoxG family protein, which produces MEFSDTFEIADTTREEAWLALSDPVMIKEALPGCQFLVRVDDEDVDFDELREQVSDDDPPTLPEADTEEIAERAFEEGAHYAALMEIGVGSVKPSFETVVTITEREFGHMSAEGEGEASNSSFELEAGMQLEETENGVAVDWQAQTDVFGRVAQMGQRVINPVANRVVNRFFGNIEDQLRDVETDDSSGITDKIRDML; this is translated from the coding sequence GTGGAGTTCAGTGACACGTTCGAGATCGCGGACACCACTCGCGAGGAGGCGTGGCTGGCGCTCTCCGACCCGGTGATGATAAAAGAGGCACTACCGGGCTGCCAGTTCCTCGTGCGCGTCGATGACGAGGACGTGGACTTCGACGAACTCCGCGAGCAGGTGTCGGACGACGACCCGCCGACGCTCCCCGAGGCGGACACCGAGGAGATCGCCGAGCGGGCATTCGAGGAGGGGGCACACTACGCGGCGCTGATGGAGATCGGCGTCGGCAGCGTCAAACCCTCCTTCGAGACGGTCGTCACCATCACCGAACGGGAGTTCGGCCACATGTCGGCCGAGGGTGAAGGTGAGGCCAGTAACTCCTCGTTCGAACTCGAAGCGGGGATGCAGTTGGAGGAAACCGAGAACGGCGTCGCCGTCGATTGGCAGGCCCAGACCGACGTGTTCGGGCGCGTCGCGCAGATGGGCCAGCGCGTCATCAATCCGGTGGCGAACCGCGTCGTCAACCGGTTCTTCGGCAACATCGAGGACCAGCTACGGGACGTCGAAACCGACGACAGCAGCGGAATCACGGACAAAATCAGGGATATGCTATGA
- a CDS encoding Lrp/AsnC family transcriptional regulator, with protein MTDETESPNWEFKERDIAILRELTRDPQLSSRELTTILAEEYDIEVSHVTVSESIREMRNEGVFREAIIPNEEYYIFGLFEFKFNPEHFADSWRAAMEYIRDDPNTLFYFLSDGEYQWKTVMMFPNRQAESQWIHEFYKEHGDVIDNIRNSVVHNVLKFRTDPEIFEGLDDEYKK; from the coding sequence ATGACCGACGAGACGGAATCACCGAACTGGGAGTTCAAGGAGCGGGACATCGCCATTCTGCGGGAACTGACACGTGACCCACAGCTGTCATCGCGGGAGTTGACGACCATCCTCGCCGAGGAGTACGACATCGAAGTGTCGCACGTCACCGTGAGCGAATCCATCCGCGAGATGCGGAACGAGGGCGTGTTCCGGGAGGCCATCATCCCCAACGAGGAGTACTACATCTTCGGCCTGTTCGAGTTCAAGTTCAACCCGGAACACTTCGCGGACAGTTGGCGCGCCGCGATGGAGTACATCCGTGACGACCCCAACACGCTGTTTTACTTCCTCTCGGACGGCGAGTACCAGTGGAAGACGGTGATGATGTTCCCCAACCGGCAAGCCGAATCACAGTGGATTCACGAGTTCTACAAGGAACACGGGGACGTGATCGACAACATCCGCAACTCGGTGGTGCACAACGTGCTCAAGTTCCGCACCGACCCCGAGATATTCGAGGGACTGGACGACGAGTACAAAAAATAG
- a CDS encoding acyl-CoA dehydrogenase family protein: protein MSFRLSDEQRAIREAVREFGEEEIAPVAREHDEEKKYPEELIEKAAELDLLAPGIPVEYGGAGMDTLSSIIVTEELWRADAGIGSAIGSRGFGSNMIRKFGDEWMKEEWLPRIANGQSACCSCISEPGHGSNVAGIETVAETDGDEYVINGNKMWITNGTVADVAVVMAKTDPDAEPPHRGISAILVPTDTDGFKPTKIDNKLGIRASDLAEIVLDDVRVPTENVIGEEDKGFYQLMNFFASGRVSVASQAVGVAQAAVDQSIDYASEREQGGNLIKDYQAIGHKVADMATDVEAARSLTYRAASHVEEGDDRLATRFASMAKLFASEHAVDVADDAIQVHGGAGYVTDHPVERYYRDARITKIYEGTSEIQKNIISDDLF from the coding sequence ATGTCATTTCGACTGTCAGACGAGCAGCGTGCGATACGCGAGGCGGTGCGCGAGTTCGGCGAGGAGGAGATAGCGCCCGTCGCGCGGGAGCACGACGAGGAGAAGAAGTATCCCGAAGAGCTCATCGAGAAGGCGGCGGAGCTCGATTTGCTCGCTCCGGGTATTCCCGTGGAGTACGGCGGCGCGGGGATGGACACCCTCTCGTCAATCATCGTCACCGAGGAACTGTGGCGGGCCGACGCGGGTATCGGGAGCGCCATCGGCAGTCGCGGATTCGGGTCGAACATGATCCGGAAGTTCGGCGACGAGTGGATGAAAGAGGAGTGGCTCCCCCGAATCGCCAACGGCCAATCGGCGTGCTGTAGCTGTATCTCGGAGCCGGGCCACGGGTCGAACGTCGCCGGAATCGAGACGGTCGCGGAGACGGACGGCGACGAGTACGTCATCAACGGCAACAAGATGTGGATTACCAACGGCACCGTCGCCGACGTAGCCGTCGTCATGGCGAAGACCGACCCCGACGCCGAACCGCCGCACCGCGGCATCAGCGCCATCCTCGTCCCGACGGACACGGACGGGTTCAAGCCGACGAAAATAGACAACAAGCTCGGCATCCGCGCCTCGGACCTGGCGGAAATCGTCCTCGACGACGTGCGCGTCCCCACAGAGAACGTCATCGGCGAGGAGGACAAGGGCTTCTACCAGTTGATGAACTTCTTCGCGTCCGGTCGCGTGAGCGTCGCCTCGCAGGCCGTGGGCGTCGCGCAGGCCGCCGTGGACCAGTCCATCGACTACGCCAGCGAGCGCGAGCAGGGCGGGAACCTCATCAAGGACTACCAAGCAATCGGGCACAAGGTCGCCGACATGGCGACGGACGTGGAAGCCGCCCGGTCGCTCACCTACCGCGCCGCCTCGCACGTAGAGGAGGGCGACGACCGCCTCGCAACCCGGTTTGCGAGCATGGCCAAACTGTTCGCCAGCGAGCACGCCGTCGACGTCGCCGACGACGCCATTCAGGTCCACGGCGGCGCTGGCTACGTCACCGACCACCCCGTCGAGCGCTACTACCGCGACGCCCGCATCACGAAAATCTACGAAGGGACCAGCGAAATCCAGAAGAACATCATCTCCGACGACCTGTTCTAG
- a CDS encoding (2Fe-2S)-binding protein, with protein MTEHDITITVNGEEKDLTVESRTLLVHALRDELGYTGPNVGCESSTCGACTVHLDGDAVKSCTVLAVQADGCDVTTVEGLADGPELNPVQESFQEEHGLQCGYCTPGMIMTAQQFLEENPDPSREEIREALEGNLCRCTGYQNIVNAVESAAEKMRAEGATTAAEGD; from the coding sequence ATGACCGAACACGACATCACGATCACGGTAAACGGCGAGGAAAAGGACCTCACGGTCGAATCACGAACATTGCTCGTCCACGCACTCCGGGACGAGTTGGGATACACGGGGCCGAACGTCGGATGTGAGAGCAGCACCTGCGGGGCGTGTACGGTGCATCTCGACGGCGACGCCGTCAAATCCTGTACCGTCCTCGCGGTGCAGGCCGACGGATGCGACGTAACGACCGTCGAGGGGTTGGCCGACGGCCCGGAACTCAACCCCGTTCAGGAGAGTTTTCAGGAGGAACACGGTCTGCAGTGTGGCTACTGCACGCCGGGCATGATAATGACGGCCCAGCAGTTCCTCGAAGAGAACCCCGACCCCTCGCGGGAGGAAATCCGCGAGGCGCTGGAAGGTAACCTCTGTCGGTGTACCGGCTATCAGAACATCGTCAACGCCGTCGAATCCGCCGCCGAGAAGATGCGGGCCGAGGGTGCCACCACCGCTGCGGAGGGGGACTGA
- a CDS encoding xanthine dehydrogenase family protein subunit M, protein MFPAQFDYYKASSVSEALDLMEEHADEDPEIIAGGHSLLPTMKSGLASPGALIDVSGIDSISGIETDGDETTVGAMTNYVDVVNSSDLAENVAVFPATVEQIGDVQVRNRGTIGGNLAHADPASDLPAAALAADATIVVEGRDGEREVPVDDFFLGMYATDVGEDELLTGIRLPNAPEIGGAYAKKPSPSSGYAMVGVAAALGVDGDEVTSARVAANGVMDHGVRLEPVEDALVGGSTDEDSLADAADHAGDDLDEMLMMDDVQASAEFRAHLLSVYTKRALGAAVERANGGGAAAD, encoded by the coding sequence ATGTTCCCGGCACAATTCGACTACTACAAAGCGTCGAGCGTCTCCGAGGCGCTCGATCTGATGGAGGAACACGCGGACGAGGATCCCGAAATAATCGCGGGCGGTCACAGCCTGCTCCCGACGATGAAGTCCGGTCTCGCCAGCCCCGGTGCACTCATCGACGTCAGCGGTATCGATTCCATTTCGGGTATCGAGACGGACGGCGACGAGACGACGGTCGGCGCGATGACGAACTACGTCGACGTCGTGAACTCCTCGGACCTCGCGGAGAACGTGGCCGTCTTCCCGGCCACGGTCGAACAGATCGGCGACGTACAGGTACGGAACCGCGGCACCATCGGCGGTAACCTCGCGCACGCCGACCCTGCCTCCGACCTCCCGGCGGCGGCCCTCGCGGCGGACGCGACGATAGTCGTGGAAGGTCGCGACGGCGAACGCGAGGTTCCGGTTGACGACTTCTTCCTCGGCATGTACGCGACGGACGTCGGCGAGGACGAACTGCTCACGGGAATCCGACTCCCGAACGCGCCCGAAATCGGCGGTGCATACGCGAAGAAACCGAGTCCGTCCTCAGGCTACGCCATGGTCGGCGTCGCCGCCGCCCTCGGAGTCGACGGGGACGAGGTGACCTCGGCCCGCGTCGCGGCGAACGGGGTGATGGACCACGGCGTCCGTCTCGAACCCGTCGAGGACGCGCTCGTCGGCGGATCGACGGACGAGGATTCCCTCGCCGACGCCGCCGACCACGCGGGCGACGACCTGGACGAGATGCTGATGATGGACGACGTACAGGCGTCCGCGGAGTTCCGCGCTCACCTCCTGTCGGTGTACACGAAGCGTGCGCTCGGGGCCGCGGTCGAACGAGCCAACGGCGGTGGTGCCGCCGCCGACTAA
- a CDS encoding MaoC/PaaZ C-terminal domain-containing protein, whose protein sequence is MTIPFEELEVGKRLTTPTRTITEADVVNFAGVSGDFNTLHTSETEMAESEFGERIAHGALVFSVMTGLTRRIVHERAETVAFYGVDRLRFRAPVFFDDTVHVTLELIEKEARDHPTGNGVVRYEAEVLNQRDEVVLSCELLSLVR, encoded by the coding sequence GTGACGATTCCGTTCGAGGAACTGGAGGTCGGAAAACGGCTGACGACACCCACGCGCACCATCACCGAGGCCGACGTCGTCAACTTCGCGGGCGTGAGCGGCGACTTCAACACGCTTCACACCAGCGAGACCGAGATGGCCGAGTCGGAGTTCGGGGAGCGAATCGCCCACGGCGCGCTCGTGTTTTCGGTCATGACCGGCCTCACGCGGCGCATCGTCCACGAACGCGCGGAGACGGTGGCGTTTTACGGCGTGGACCGACTCCGCTTTCGAGCGCCCGTCTTCTTCGACGATACGGTTCACGTCACGTTGGAACTGATCGAGAAGGAAGCGCGCGACCATCCGACCGGGAACGGCGTCGTCCGATACGAGGCCGAGGTGCTGAACCAGCGGGACGAGGTCGTGTTGTCGTGCGAACTCCTCTCGCTGGTGCGGTGA
- a CDS encoding xanthine dehydrogenase family protein molybdopterin-binding subunit, protein MDRAARELDTDPAEFRRHNQIPPGEFPHETAVGANYDSGDYETALDEALDAVGYDELRSRQVDGNGQVDGNGRVDGRKRDDGRYLGIGLACFVESTGGGFESGVVRVHPDGGVTVYAGTHSHGQGHGTTYAQIVADELGVPYDDIDVVEGDTDRIPTGTGTFGSRSTIAGGNAVAESAGEVAEKARRIAADRLEAAPEDIAQEDGEFRVVGAPDRAVAFEQVASAAYSRQLPPDESAGLESTTFYDQDGTAYAFGCHAAVVAVDPDSGEIEVERYVAVDDCGEQVNPRIVEGQVHGGVAQGIGQALYEQAVYDDAGTLVTGSMQDYAIPKIQQIPTMETRSTVTPSPTNPLGVKGIGEAGTIAAPPALVNAVLDALAPFGVESIDMPLTEETVWRAIRE, encoded by the coding sequence GTGGACCGCGCCGCGCGGGAACTCGATACCGACCCCGCCGAGTTCAGACGTCACAATCAGATTCCACCCGGGGAGTTCCCCCACGAAACCGCCGTCGGCGCGAACTACGACAGCGGCGACTACGAAACCGCACTGGACGAAGCGCTCGACGCCGTGGGATACGACGAACTCCGCTCACGGCAGGTGGACGGAAACGGACAGGTGGACGGAAACGGACGGGTGGACGGGAGGAAGCGAGACGACGGCCGCTACCTCGGCATCGGCCTCGCCTGCTTCGTCGAATCGACCGGCGGCGGGTTCGAGAGCGGCGTCGTCCGCGTCCACCCCGACGGCGGCGTGACGGTCTACGCGGGGACGCACTCCCACGGCCAGGGCCACGGGACGACCTACGCCCAGATAGTCGCCGACGAACTCGGCGTTCCCTACGACGATATCGACGTAGTGGAGGGCGACACGGACCGCATCCCGACCGGAACGGGAACTTTCGGCAGTCGGAGCACGATTGCCGGTGGAAACGCCGTCGCCGAGAGCGCGGGTGAAGTCGCCGAAAAGGCCCGACGCATCGCCGCCGACCGGTTGGAGGCCGCCCCCGAGGATATCGCACAGGAGGACGGCGAGTTCCGCGTCGTCGGCGCACCGGACCGTGCCGTCGCGTTCGAACAGGTCGCGAGCGCGGCCTACAGCCGTCAGCTTCCGCCGGACGAATCGGCCGGGTTGGAGTCCACGACGTTCTACGACCAGGACGGGACGGCCTACGCCTTCGGCTGTCACGCCGCCGTGGTCGCGGTGGACCCCGACTCCGGTGAAATCGAGGTCGAACGCTACGTCGCCGTGGACGACTGCGGCGAGCAGGTCAACCCTCGAATCGTGGAGGGGCAGGTCCACGGTGGGGTGGCACAGGGCATCGGACAAGCGCTCTACGAGCAAGCCGTGTACGACGATGCCGGAACGCTCGTCACCGGGTCGATGCAGGATTACGCGATTCCGAAAATCCAGCAGATTCCGACGATGGAGACCCGGAGCACCGTCACGCCGAGTCCGACCAACCCCCTCGGCGTGAAGGGAATCGGCGAGGCCGGGACCATCGCCGCACCCCCGGCGCTCGTCAACGCGGTTCTGGATGCACTTGCGCCGTTCGGCGTGGAGAGCATCGACATGCCGCTGACCGAGGAAACAGTCTGGCGCGCGATTCGAGAATGA
- a CDS encoding NTP transferase domain-containing protein, translating to MTLPVIRPPFNGSDEDGDAVATRPDASVAGVLLAAGSSSRFGESDKLLASLDDDPLVRHAARNLRYASELDAVAVVVGGNADGVRDALDGFGLPIVENPDAERGQATSVRAGVEWGREYDAIVFALGDMPHVQTRSINRLVSAYRAGSGDALAAAFDGRRGNPVLFDSIHFDALADVSGDIGGREILLDGEHSALIETGDPGVLLDVDTKGDLRNVRYE from the coding sequence GTGACGCTCCCGGTAATTCGACCGCCGTTCAACGGATCGGACGAGGACGGGGATGCGGTAGCCACCCGTCCGGACGCGTCCGTCGCGGGCGTCTTGCTGGCCGCCGGTAGCAGTTCGCGCTTCGGCGAGTCGGACAAACTCCTGGCCTCGCTCGACGACGACCCGCTGGTTCGACACGCCGCGCGAAATCTCCGCTACGCGAGCGAACTCGATGCCGTCGCCGTCGTCGTCGGCGGAAACGCCGACGGGGTTCGGGACGCGCTCGACGGGTTCGGCCTGCCCATCGTCGAAAATCCGGACGCGGAACGCGGCCAAGCCACGTCCGTCCGGGCGGGCGTCGAGTGGGGACGGGAGTACGACGCCATCGTCTTCGCGCTCGGCGACATGCCACACGTCCAAACGCGGAGCATCAACCGCCTCGTTTCCGCGTATCGTGCAGGTTCCGGGGACGCCCTCGCCGCCGCCTTCGACGGCCGACGCGGCAACCCCGTCCTCTTCGATTCCATCCACTTCGACGCCCTCGCGGACGTTTCAGGGGATATCGGCGGGCGTGAAATCCTGCTCGACGGCGAGCACTCCGCACTGATCGAAACCGGCGATCCGGGGGTTCTACTGGATGTCGATACGAAGGGCGACCTGCGAAACGTTCGCTACGAATAG